The sequence GGAGATATTATGAGGCTGTTGTCATTAGGGCGATTGCTGTGGAATCGCTGAATCTTGACTCGGCGGTGGTTGGCTctcgctcttctctctctctctctctctctctccctcaccctctccctctctgtctcggGTTCTCTCTCTGCGCGCGCGCACCGGGccgctctccttcctccctctctatgTGGCTgcgcgggtgtgtgtgtgtgtggatgtgtgtgggGTGTGGGTGTCCCTTacgcccttcctcctccccctcctcctcctgctcccccctcctttccttctcctcctcccccctctcctctccctcctcctggtcctcatcgcccctctcctcctcttcctcccctctctcttcctctccctgaattttctcctctcctctcaggTCAGTCCATGGTATTCCGCTCCCCCCTAGACCTCTATTCCTCCCACTTCTTGTTGCCAAACTTCGCCGATCCTCATCACCGCTCCCTACTTCTGGCGAGTAGCGGCGGCGGGAACggtgcgggcggcggcggcgcgggcggcggcggcggcggcggcggcggcgggaacTGTGCGGGAGGCGGCGGTGCTGGCGGAgcaggcggcggcggcagcggcggcggctccAGGGCCCCCCCGGAAGAGTTGTCCATGTTCCAGCTGCCCACCCTCAACTTCTCGCCGGAGCAGGTGGCCAGCGTCTGCGAGACGCTGGAGGAGACGGGCGACATCGAGCGGCTGGGCCGCTTCCTCTGGTCGCTGCCCGTGGCCCCCGGGGCGTGCGAGGCCATCAACAAGCACGAGTCGATCCTGCGCGCGCGCGCCGTGGTCGCCTTCCACACGGGCAACTTCCGCGACCTCTACCACATCCTGGAGAACCACAAGTTCACCAAGGAGTCCCACGGCAAGCTGCAGGCTATGTGGCTCGAGGCGCACTACCAGGAGGCCGAGAAGCTGCGCGGCCGCCCGCTTGGCCCGGTGGACAAGTACCGCGTGCGCAAGAAGTTCCCGCTGCCGCGCACCATCTGGGACGGCGAGCAGAAGACGCATTGCTTCAAGGAGCGGACTCGGAGCCTGCTGCGGGAGTGGTACCTGCAGGACCCCTACCCCAACCCCAGCAAGAAACGCGAACTGGCGCAGGCCACCGGCCTCACTCCCACACAAGTAGGCAACTGGTTTAAGAACCGGAGGCAGCGCGACCGT comes from Neovison vison isolate M4711 chromosome 8, ASM_NN_V1, whole genome shotgun sequence and encodes:
- the SIX3 gene encoding homeobox protein SIX3, which produces MVFRSPLDLYSSHFLLPNFADPHHRSLLLASSGGGNGAGGGGAGGGGGGGGGGNCAGGGGAGGAGGGGSGGGSRAPPEELSMFQLPTLNFSPEQVASVCETLEETGDIERLGRFLWSLPVAPGACEAINKHESILRARAVVAFHTGNFRDLYHILENHKFTKESHGKLQAMWLEAHYQEAEKLRGRPLGPVDKYRVRKKFPLPRTIWDGEQKTHCFKERTRSLLREWYLQDPYPNPSKKRELAQATGLTPTQVGNWFKNRRQRDRAAAAKNRLQHQAIGPSGMRSLPEPGCPTHGSAESPSTAASPTTSVSSLTERADTGTSILSVTSSDSECDV